A stretch of the Papaver somniferum cultivar HN1 chromosome 6, ASM357369v1, whole genome shotgun sequence genome encodes the following:
- the LOC113291652 gene encoding uncharacterized protein LOC113291652 encodes MSLRRYMSTKLGVPLADDLDDEDTKKNLLMLYQCMQQHTHNLHQPVPTQVAKRESINRNRSEADARLMHDYFIDGCTWGPKKFHGCLGMYRLLFLKIMHKICEVDPDFRKRKDAARIPGHSPHMKMYAVMKCLCIGIPPDSIDDYTRMAASTIYYYIKKFCDAIMFGFNAEYMRRPTMNDVKCLMKENAVRGFPGMLGILECMHWGCRVCQQDETGTHTSQKSYSTCVLEAVASYDRWFWHGYFGVGGPSNDLNVLKSSNLFDENLNGIAPPCHFTINANQSAQGYYLVDGIYKSYSVLVQAYGAPSGIPILELFNKYQMEKRKDVERTFGTLKSKFRILYHRCNYWEKKDMKSIMRTCLILHNIVVEDEHRDSEWNYVSDPPHALIVGYLRQKSEALQNPVLQERLRTDLAGHIWERHGQGLRDGEIPGDAIDNELDSGEDTDEVDVDQDHYDPGGLFLDSDSE; translated from the coding sequence ATGTCTTTAAGGAGATATATGTCAACCAAATTGGGGGTTCCTCTGGCCGATGATTTAGATGACGAAGATACAAAGAAAAATCTTCTAATGCTATATCAATGTATGCAGCAACATACTCATAATTTGCATCAACCCGTTCCAACTCAAGTGGCAAAGAGAGAATCAATCAATAGAAATCGTTCCGAAGCGGATGCAAGGTTGATGCACGATTATTTCATCGATGGTTGCACTTGGGGACCAAAAAAGTTCCATGGCTGTTTAGGTATGTATCGTCTCCTTTTCTTAAAAATTATGCACAAAATATGTGAGGTTGACCCAGACTTTCGAAAAAgaaaagatgctgcaagaattccAGGTCATAGCCCACACATGAAAATGTATGCCGTTATGAAGTGTCTTTGTATAGGTATCCCACCCGATAGCATTGATGATTATACCCGTATGGCTGCTTCTACTATTTACTATTATATTAAGAAGTTTTGTGATGCAATTATGTTTGGGTTTAATGCGGAATACATGAGACGTCCTACTATGAATGATGTGAAGTGTCTTATGAAGGAAAACGCTGTTAGAGGCTTTCCAGGAATGCTTGGTATCCTGGAATGTATGCATTGGGGTTGTAGGGTGTGTCAACAAGATGAGACGGGAACACACACAAGCCAAAAAAGTTATTCCACCTGTGTTCTTGAGGCGGTTGCTTCATACGATAGGTGGTTTTGGCATGGCTATTTTGGAGTGGGTGGACCCAGCAATGATCTTAATGTTTTGAAGTCCTCTAATTTGTTTGATGAAAATCTCAATGGTATTGCACCACCTTGTCATTTTACTATCAATGCGAACCAGTCGGCGCAGGGGTATTATTTAGTGGATGGAATTTATAAGAGTTACTCTGTGTTAGTCCAAGCTTACGGTGCACCCAGTGGTATTCCAATTCTCGAGTTATTTAACAAATATCAAATGGaaaagaggaaagatgtggaaCGGACATTTGGGACACTGAAAAGTAAATTTAGGATCCTTTACCATAGATGTAACTACTGGGAAAAGAAAGATATGAAATCGATCATGAGAACCTGCTTGATATTGCATAATATCGTTGTAGAGGATGAACATCGTGACTCGGAGTGGAATTATGTGTCAGACCCACCTCATGCACTTATAGTAGGTTACCTGAGGCAGAAAAGCGAGGCTTTACAAAACCCAGTTCTCCAGGAGAGACTTCGTACGGATCTTGCAGGTCATATATGGGAACGACATGGTCAAGGTCTAAGGGATGGTGAAATTCCTGGAGATGCGATAGACAACGAGCTGGATTCGGGAGAAGACACGGACGAGGTTGATGTTGATCAAGACCATTACGACCCAGGAGGACTTTTTTTGGACTCCGATTCAGAATGA